The Streptomyces pratensis genomic interval CCGGCAACCGACGTCGGAGCCACCACCGGGACCGGCCCGCGCAGTGAAGCGGCGGCCGGACGGGGCGCGGCTCTGCGCGTCGAAGGAGCGGGCATCTCCTTCGGTGACTTCCGGGCCGTCCAGGGGATCGACCTGGACATTCCAGCCGGCGAGTTCCTCTGCCTGCTCGGTCCGAGCGGCTGCGGCAAGTCGACGCTGCTGTCTTCCATGGCCGGCTTCGTCCAGCTCAGCGACGGGTCGCTCACCGCGAACGGCGTCCCCGTCAACGGCCCCGACCCCGAACTCGGCATGGTCTTCCAGAGCAGCGAGGCCCTCTTCGACTGGATGACGGTGCACCAGAACGTCGCTTTCGGGCCTCGCATGCGCGGCCGCAGCCGCACCGAACAGAACCGGGTGGCCGACGAGTTCCTCGGACTGGTCGGCCTGCGCCACTGCGCGGACCGCTATCCCGGCCAGCTCAGCGGCGGTATGCGCCAGCGCGTCCAGATCGCACGGGTCCTCGCGAACGAACCGGGTGTCGTCCTCATGGACGAGCCCTTCGGCGCGCTCGACGCGCAGACCCGGCAGGTACTGCAACAGGAGACGGCTCGCATCTGGCGGGCGTCCGGCTGCACCGTCGTCTTCGTCACCCACGACATCGACGAGGCGATACTCCTCGCCGACCGGGTTGCCGTCATGACAGCGGGCCCAGCGGCCTCGATCAAGTCCCTGTACACGGTCGACCTGCCGCGTCCGCGTGACGAGTCCGGCCCCGCGGCCCGGCGCCTGCGCGACCGGTTGCGGGAAGACATCGGAGAAGAGGTCCGCAAGGCCATGCGCGATCAAGGACTCGACGACCGTTTCGACCGAGAGGCGAAGGGCGCATGACGATCACCACAACCGAGGCTTCGGCCCCGCCCCGCACACGCACCCGCGCGCGCCGTACCCCTGGGGTGAGTGGCGGACAGGGGCTGCGCACCCTCGGCCTGTACGGCTTCGCCGTCCTCGTCGGCCTGGGTGTCTGGCAACTCGTGGCCATGAAGTACGGCCCTTCCCTCGTCGCCTCCCCGAGGGAGACCCTGTCGGCGGCCAAGGAACTGGCGTCCGACGGCACTCTGGGCAATTCGGTCATCGCGTCCAGTCGCCGCATCCTTATCGGCTGGGGCCTCGGCGTCGTGGTGGGTGCCCCGGTCGGCCTGCTCATCGGCCAGATCAGGATCGTCCGCCAGCTCCTGGAGCCGTACATCGAGTTCTTCCGCTTCATCCCGCCGGTCGCCTTCGTGACCCTGGCCGTGGTGTGGCTCGGCATCGGTGAGACGTCGAAGGTGGTACTGATCTTCTACACGGCCGTCTTCATCGTCACCCTGAACACCAGCGCGGGCGTGATGGCCGT includes:
- a CDS encoding ABC transporter ATP-binding protein gives rise to the protein MTEATKGIEKETAPATDVGATTGTGPRSEAAAGRGAALRVEGAGISFGDFRAVQGIDLDIPAGEFLCLLGPSGCGKSTLLSSMAGFVQLSDGSLTANGVPVNGPDPELGMVFQSSEALFDWMTVHQNVAFGPRMRGRSRTEQNRVADEFLGLVGLRHCADRYPGQLSGGMRQRVQIARVLANEPGVVLMDEPFGALDAQTRQVLQQETARIWRASGCTVVFVTHDIDEAILLADRVAVMTAGPAASIKSLYTVDLPRPRDESGPAARRLRDRLREDIGEEVRKAMRDQGLDDRFDREAKGA
- a CDS encoding ABC transporter permease, giving the protein MTITTTEASAPPRTRTRARRTPGVSGGQGLRTLGLYGFAVLVGLGVWQLVAMKYGPSLVASPRETLSAAKELASDGTLGNSVIASSRRILIGWGLGVVVGAPVGLLIGQIRIVRQLLEPYIEFFRFIPPVAFVTLAVVWLGIGETSKVVLIFYTAVFIVTLNTSAGVMAVNESKLRAAASLGASRRQILQRVVLPSTVPYILTGARLAMGNSFLTIVSAEIVAAQVGLGSLIWTSRNYGRIDWVFVGIITLGILGLVYDRVLRLVAMRVLRKYGVNV